The segment TGTATTATGTCCTGTCTGCGGTAGCCCAGATACTAGAGTCGAGAAGGTGAAGCGACTACAATTTCTGCTCTGCGAAGCCTGTGGCGCCAAATCTTCTCTGAAGTCCGTGTGATGGTTTTGGGTGAAAGTAGATTCTGCGTCAAACTTATTACAAGCGGAGACATAAGGATGGCGAATATCTGTGATGCTGAGATTCTGAACAAGACTATAAGTGAAGGTAATCTTGTTATGCACATTTCACCCGACTACTTTGGAGAAGAGGTTGTGGGTCTAGATGAAGCGCTTAAGATAGTTGAGGAGACGCCGATACTGAACCTAGCTGGCAACAACATCGTAAGCAAGGTTATTGAAGCAAACTTTGCATCGCCAAGAGCAGTAAGAGAAATAGGTTGCGTCAAGTTCCTTATGGTTTTCAAATTTAAGCACACAAAGTCACAGTCGAAGAAGCGTAGTAGAGTTGCTACTCCGCATAGAGAACGCTAACTGTATATAGCAAAGAGTCTGTATTAGACCGGTAAAAATTAGTAGAAGGGTGCTCCTCTATAACTCTATTCGCTGGAGCTGATGCCCAGGGTTAGAGTTTATATGTGCGACAGCGCTTCCGACCTGTAGGGTCTCGAAGCCGCAGGAACACTTATACTTCCAGCCGTTTAGGCCGCTTTTTTGATCTGGTGCTTTCTTACTCAAATCTGATCATCTCTTGTAGATGACGCTTCGGCAGACCGCTTTATAAATTTTGCTAAACATGTTGACCTAAGCATACATTTTCTTCGCTACGTAGGCGCCTCAGCCAGCATCACTTTAGCAACGCCCTCGAAGCTGCCCCGCTTGATCAGAACTTCGACTTGAGAACCTACCCCCTTCCTCTTGATTATATCTTGCAGATCACGGATACTACTTATACGCACACCATCCATACTTACTATGACGTCACCTTCTTCTATATCTGCTTCAGCAGCAGGTCCGTCTGGAACCACCCTAACCACCAGCACACCTCTATCAACACCTAACCCGTAGTATCTGGCTACCTCCTTTGTAACATCCATACCCACTATACCAAGCCAAGGTCTGATGACCCTGCCGAACCTAATAAGATCTTCGAGAATCATCTTAACCGTATTCACAGGCACGGCGAACCCAATACCCTGAGCCTGAGAGATCATCGCAGTATTTACCCCGATCACTCTACCATTAGTGTCGATAAGGGGTCCTCCGCTATTACCGGGGTTTATCGCAGCGTCTGTCTGTATAAGATTCTCGTAGACCCTCATCCTCAAGCCTAATGTACCTGTTAAGAGCGCTTATGACCCCTATTGTAACCGTTGGTCCGCCTTTTAAAAGGAAGCCAAAGGGGTTGCCTATGGCGATAGCGAGCTGCCCAACCTTCAGAGCGTCTGAGTCACCCAATTCAGCCGGTTGAATATCTTCAACCTTAGCTTTTACAACCGCTATATCAGTAGCAGGATCTACACCTACGACCCAACCTTCATATCTAGAGCCAGCGTAGGTTGTAACGACAACCTCTCTGCTCTCAGCGACCACATGATGATTGGTAACGATGTGACCAGAACTATCTACCGCCACGCCTGAGCCTATCCCGCTAACGGGGTAGATGTTAAAGAAGTGGTCACGGACGAGCTGGACGGTGCTAATATTCACGACGCTCCTACTTACTTTAGCAACAGCTTCTACGATCCTGTCTTCAAATTCGCTAGGGAAAGATGGCACACCATCCACCTACACTAAACCAGCTAAGAAGTCAGATAAAAGGATTAAAAAATAAAAGAACAAGGGGGCTTAGCCCCCTTTAACAACCTCATATGGGATGGATGCTGGTAGCGTTACTATCCGAGGAGCTTCAAATCCCTTTACGCTATTGTTAGGTACCCAGCCGAAGACTTGTGCGACTCCATATATGTCGAGTGTAGAAATCCCCATAGACCTTAGCCCCCAGCTCGTCAGCACAGGATACATTAGATCCTCTGGGATGTCTGTGTGACCTAATCCAAGCGCGTGCCCCAGCTCGTGAAGTGTAACAGCGTAAACAATCTTCTCAGTGTACCTTGGTCCAACTCTGACGGTGACAGTTATATTGTTGAATATTTTGTCTTCTGTGAATGAGGTCTGCGTCTCCCCTCCTATTCTGAACATCCCTTCGTCTGTGAATCTGATCTTAACATCTGCGTCATCTGAATTGGTCAGCTTCAGAACGATGTTGGAGAGGTAGCTGTATTCGCTGTGTTGGGAAGCGAAGACTTTAAGCGTGTCGTTCCAAGTCTTAATCGCTTCGATTACAGCGTTGGTGTAGTTTGCTGCGAGCGGGCTTTCCTCGATTTTGATGGTTATTGTGGTGTGATCCCAGGTTCCGCCTAGGGTTCTTATGCTGTAAGCCC is part of the Nitrososphaerota archaeon genome and harbors:
- a CDS encoding DUF424 family protein yields the protein MGESRFCVKLITSGDIRMANICDAEILNKTISEGNLVMHISPDYFGEEVVGLDEALKIVEETPILNLAGNNIVSKVIEANFASPRAVREIGCVKFLMVFKFKHTKSQSKKRSRVATPHRER